In Triticum aestivum cultivar Chinese Spring chromosome 5B, IWGSC CS RefSeq v2.1, whole genome shotgun sequence, the following proteins share a genomic window:
- the LOC123111267 gene encoding glutamine--fructose-6-phosphate aminotransferase [isomerizing] 2, whose amino-acid sequence MCGIFAYLNYNVSRERRYVLEVLLNGLRRLEYRGYDSSGIAVDADLPAPLPSGSAPAPYAGAPPLVYRQEGKIENLVRSVYAEVDEKDVNLDAAFNVHAGIAHTRWATHGVPAPRNSHPQSSGAGDEFLVVHNGIITNYEVLKETLTRHGFTFESDTDTEVIPKLAKFVFDKAHDGEGDVTFSQVVNEVMRQLEGAYALIFKSPHYPNELIACKRGSTLILGVNELSGQKSGKSFNDVKALTANGKPKELFFSSDLCAIVEHTKNYLAIEDNEIVHIKDGSVSILKFDHDKEKPASVQRALSVLEMEVEQIKKGNYDHFMQKEIHEQPHSLTTTMRGRLKDGAVLLGGLKEHLKTIRRSRRVVFIGCGTSYNAALAARTFVEELTGIPVTMEVASDLLDRQGPIYREDTAVFVSQSGETADTLLALDYALENGALCVGITNTVGSTLSRRTHCGIHINAGCEIGVASTKAYTSQIVVMAMMALAIGSDQISTQARREAIISGLFSLPSNASQVLKLDSEMKELASSLIDSESLLVFGRGYNYATALEGALKVKEVALMHSEGMFAGEMKHGPLALVDENLPIIVIATRDTCFSKQQSVIQQLLSRKGRLIIMCSKGDASAVNPGGSCRVIEVPKVADCLQPVINVIPLQLLAYHLTVLRGFDVDQPRNLAKSVTTQ is encoded by the exons ATGTGCGGGATCTTCGCCTACCTCAACTACAATGTCTCGCGGGAGCGCCGCTACGTCCTCGAGGTGCTCCTCAACGGCCTCCGCCGGCTCGAGTACCGCGGCTACGACTCCTCCGGGATAGCGGTCGACGCGGACCTGCCGGCGCCGCTTCCGTCCGGCTCCGCGCCGGCTCCCTACGCCGGGGCGCCCCCGCTCGTATACCGACAGGAGGGCAAGATCGAGAACCTCGTGCGATCCGTCTACGCCG AGGTTGATGAGAAGGATGTGAACTTGGATGCCGCATTCAATGTGCATGCTGGAATTGCTCACACCAGGTGGGCCACCCATGGCGTACCAGCCCCGAGGAATAGCCACCCGCAATCTTCCGGCGCTGGTGATGAGTTCTTGGTCGTGCACAATGGCATCATCACAAACTATGAG GTTTTGAAAGAGACACTTACTCGGCATGGGTTCACCTTTGAGTCTGATACCGACACAGAAGTCATCCCTAAGCTAGCAAAGTTTGTTTTTGATAAGGCTCATGATGGAGAAG GTGATGTGACATTTAGCCAAGTTGTTAACGAAGTCATGAGGCAGCTTGAAGGTGCCTACGCCCTTATTTTTAAAAGTCCACACTACCCCAATGAACTGATCGCATGCAAACGAGGCAGCACACTGATACTTGGTGTCAAC GAATTGAGTGGTCAAAAGAGCGGGAAATCATTCAATGATGTCAAAGCACTGACAGCAAACGGAAAGCCAAAAGAGCTATTCTTCTCCAGTGATTTATGTGCTATAGTGGAGCATACCAAGAACTATTTAGCTATTGAAGATAATGAAATCGTTCATATCAAG gatggcagtgTGTCTATCCTTAAGTTTGACCATGACAAAGAGAAGCCAGCATCTGTGCAACGAGCATTATCTGTTCTTGAGATGGAAGTGGAGCAAATaaagaaaggaaactatgaccacTTCATGCAAAAAGAAATCCATGAACAACCACATTCACTGACGACAACGATGAGGGGTAGACTAAAGGATGGTGCAGTTCTTTTGGGGGGACTGAAGGAACACCTCAAAACAATTAGACGCAGTAGAAGAGTAGTCTTTATTGGCTGTGGTACTAGTTATAATGCTGCGTTAGCTGCGAGAACTTTTGTGGAAGAACTAACAG GTATTCCTGTGACAATGGAGGTTGCAAGTGACTTGCTGGACAGACAAGGTCCCATCTACAGAGAGGACACTGCTGTTTTTGTTAGCCAGTCAGGGGAGACAGCAGATACCCTTCTTGCTCTTGATTATGCACTGGAAAATGGAGCACTTTGTGTTGGCATAACAAATACTGTTGGAAGCACACTCTCAAGAAGAACACATTGCGGAATTCACATCAACGCTGGTTGTGAGATTGGTGTTGCTAGCACTAAG GCATACACGAGCCAAATTGTAGTCATGGCAATGATGGCCTTGGCTATTGGATCTGACCAAATATCCACTCAAGCTAGAAGGGAAGCTATCATCAGTGGGCTTTTCAGTCTTCCAA GCAATGCCAGTCAAGTTCTGAAACTCGACTCTGAAATGAAGGAACTTGCCTCTTCATTGATTGACTCGGAATCACTCCTCGTGTTTGGAAGAGGCTATAACTATGCCACTGCCTTAGAGGGTGCTCTCAAAGTTAAGGAGGTTGCGCTGATGCATAGTGAAGGCATGTTTGCTGGGGAGATGAAGCACGGGCCGTTAGCCCTAGTGGATGAAAACCTTCCCATCATCGTCATTGCAACACGCGACACATGCTTCAG CAAGCAGCAGTCAGTGATTCAGCAGCTCCTTTCTCGCAAGGGGCGTCTGATCATAATGTGCTCAAAGGGAGATGCCTCTGCTGTCAATCCCGGCGGATCTTGTAGAGTGATTGAAGTTCCAAAGGTTGCGGACTGTCTCCAGCCAGTGATTAACGTAATACCATTACAG TTGCTCGCATACCATCTTACCGTTCTTCGTGGATTCGATGTTGACCAACCAAGGAATCTGGCGAAGAGCGTGACCACCCAGTAA